The sequence AATGGTTTGTTATTAGTTTAATAGGATTCACAGTTTGAGAGCTTAATTTTAAATTGATCAGAATTTTAACATTAGAAGAATTCATGAAGTCTTTTTCTATTTCTAAAAAACCTCCAATAACTTTTCCAATTTTAACTAAATTGTGGCCATGGAGCAGTTCCACAGAGAGATTTTGGATAATAAACCCATTTAGGAATAATTTCATTTTCAAAATCTTTGGGTGTAAAATTTGGAATCCAGTTAAAAATTTTAAAGCTATATCCCTTAAAGAATCTAGATTTTTTCTGGAATAGCTGTTCTTTTAGCTCTGAAGACAAGCAGTGAATGAATAGGAagtcatcttctagtttgattATACTTTCCTGGCGGTCGTATGAAGCCTTAAGCCACTGGATTATGCAATCTACAGAGGCAACGAAGCGAAACCATTTTTCGATTAAACCATTGCTCATGCATTCCTCCCATTTGTCGTTAGTGCAGTCATTGCTTATGATTAATGTTTCATGCCCATCATCTGTCTTAGGAAATAAAATCTTTGCTAGAGAGATCAATGCGGCTTGCGCCTCAGGAGGGTAAGATTTCGGAGCATCATAACGCATACCCATTTTGACCTTCTAAGTTTCAGTCTGCTTGGCCATCATATTCCTTGGTCGAGAGGGAAGGGAGGGTGTCGTTGTCAGGTGGAGCAATCGCTGAAGGGGTATCGAATGGCGAGAGCCCATCAGGATGCGTTTAGCACCAGAGGCAAACCGTGGAATGAAACAGGTGATCGACATGATCCATAGCTTCTTCCGCATCAAGCAAGTATTACCCACAGAGCCATTCACCAGCAAATCACCCTTTGATCTAGGAAACCTTCGACCTCGCACAACCTGCCAACCAACACCCACCCTGGGACTTGTGACAAAATTAGCAGATTTTGGGTTCCTTCGCCCCCACAAACATCCATTAGCCCTAGCCACAGAAGGAGGGCAAAGACTTAATTTATTAGCCTGAATGCTAGATATGAATGATGGGGATCTTGGAACCCTAGGAGGAAAAAAAGAGTATTTCCTCTCGACCTGAGTGCCCAGATTGCCATGGAGTTGATCTTCATTTTCATAGAGGGCGGGAGAGGAGGGGATCGCAAAGCGATTGGAGCCTCCCGTAGGGTATGTCGGAGTGGCACCTGCATTGAGTGAAACATGAGTCGGACGTGAGGTCCGCTTTCGCAGAATTTTAGGCAGAaccatttttctttgtttttctttctattataAATTTACCTTGACTTCATTTTtactataatatttatattatattatgattACTAATATTGTTTTATTGAAGTGagagttataattaatattatataaatataattttaaaataacatgaATTCAAACTTATAATAATTAAGTATTTAGCAAATATTTATTATAATAGTATGGAGTCAAGACTATTAAACATCAATTTTTGTAAAGTTGTGATTTTTTTAATTCTTCACAATGAATAAGATCCTCTAGAAGCATGACTTTattaaagaattaataaaaatTGTTGGGCATTATGCCTTCCTCATCCTAATAATAAAATCAAGTAAAAATAGTCTGCAAGTCTTGCGGAGCCGGGTAAAACAAGCATCGAGACCAAAAATAAGCCGGTAGAGAAAAAACAAGTTCAACTAAAGTGGCTACCAACGACTTTGAGTGGTTAACACCGACCATATGACTGAGGGAAAGTCAAAGCGAGCGAAGATGGGGATGGGGCGACTGAGGCGTTCCTCTTCCTACTTagtttctctttctctccctccttcCTTACGCACATCATTTCATTGGATTTTGGTGCTCCAAACTTGTCTGTAATGGATTTATTCTCTCTGCTTATCACTTTGCTGCTGCTCATCATTCCTCTTTGCAGATGTTCACCTTCTATGTTTGATACCTGCTCCAATTCTTCATCTTCTTGTCATGCACGTAATGGCAACCACATCCAATCTCCCTTCGGCACTGCTCCTGGTTGCGGTCATCCAGATTTTCAGATCCATTGTAATAGTGAGCATTTACCAATAATAAAGATCAATGCATACGAATACAGAATACAAAAGTTTAAGGATGCTGACCAGAGCATTCAAATTGTGGACGAAGCGGCTCTTTCGAGTTTCTGCTATCTGCCAAATGCGACCCTTAACATCTCGGGCAGTCGGTTCCGGATGTCACAGTACTCTACTCTCTATTTTTTCATCCACTGTCAAAAGCAGGTTCTAAATTTCTCTCAAATAAATTGTAGTACAGATTCTTACCTTGCTTTCTCTAATGATGACATACAAGCCAATTGGTCCTCTTATAAGAACACTAGCAATTGTCTATCGGTTTTTCAAATACCAACGAAGGAGTTGGAACCGATCGATTATTCGACGAACCTAATCCCACAAAACTATTGGACGGGAGCTTATAAAATTCTAAAAAGAGGATTTTGGGTAGAATGGGAAGCAGATACGAGCTACCAGAAAAAGTGTAGCTTGTGCAATTCAAGTCAAGGGGTTTGCGGGTATAATGTTACAGACCCTCATCATCCGTTTCTGTGCCATTGCAGGAACGCCCCTTCCCAGCCGATGAGCTGCTTTAACGGTACGGATGACCTTTCACATATCTTATCTCGTTGACCCTTTTCGGAACATCAATTGTAACTAACTCATCTTCTGTCATTTTTCTACTTATGGTAGGCAGTCgcagaaaaggaaaaaaaattatcaTTGGTAAGGTTTTGTTTTATTATGGGTTTTGGATGCCCGAAATAATAATCTTTCTTTGAACATCGATGTTTAATTTTTATTTCCATTTATGTCTGATTTTATGCTGGATTGTAACTCAGCGGGCTGCATCGGAGGTGCGGTTGCATTGGTAGCTGCAACAACATTATTTGTGTTCATCTGGTCTAGGAGGAAACGATTCGCCTTGGCTAGCCCGGCGGCCAGCTGGGGAAAAGATTTTGAATTGGTTAAGAGAGATATCCCCATGAGTTTGACAGTTTACAGCTATGAGGAACTGGAAGAGGGGACTAATGCGTTTGACAGGAGTAGGGAAGTGGGAGGCGGAGGCTTTGGCGTGGTGTACGTAGGGAAGCTTCGCGACGGGCGCATCGTGGCAGTGAAGAGACTCCACGAGAACAACCCCAAAAGGCTGGAGCAGTTCCTTAATGAGCTCAAAATTCTCTCCACTGTGCGCCACCCGAATTTGATTCAACTCTTCGGCTACTGCCATCAACGCAAAAATCTGCTGCTTATTTATGAATATGTCCCCAATGGTACCTTGTTCCACCATCTTCACGGTGAATACCCAGAAAGAGAAAATGGTTTATCTTGGAAGGCCCGGTTAAACATTGCTTTGGAAACTGCGGATGCTTTGGCCTACCTTCACTTTTCCGTTGAGCCTGCAATTTTTCACAGAGATGTGAAATCCTCTAACATCTTGTTGGATGAGTATATGAAGGTAAAAGTGGTTGATTTTGGGCTGTCAAGGATGATACCTCTAGAGACCACACACATTTCCACAGCTCCCCAGGGGACGCCCGGTTATGTAGACCCGGCCTATTATCAAATGTATGAGCTCACTGATAAAAGTGATGTTTACAGCTTCGGTGTAGTTTTGATGGAGCTCATCTCCGGGAAGAAGGCTGTGGATAGAAGCAGAGATAGCAAGGACATTGGGTTGGCAAACATGGCCGTCTCCAAGATTCAAAACGGTACTTTGCATGAGCTGGTGGATCCAGATCTGGAGTTTCAGAGCGGCCCTCTTATATATTCAATGGTTACAGGTGTTGCTGAGTTAGCCTTCCAGTGTCTGTCGTTGGAGAAGGACGACCGGCCGTGTATGATGGAAGTTGTGACTCAGCTTCAACGCATAAAGCAGTTGGGTTATGGGTGTCGCAACTGCCAGTGCCAGGCGTTGGGACATAATAGAGCGGACTTCGTTTCTTTCACGCCGCCATTTTCTCCAAACACACCTCAACCAATgtgctccacctccaccaccaGCTCTGTTCCACAAATCACTGGATGATAATTATTATACCATACTTGGTAGTGCCTTGCTCTCTCAATGGATATTTCTGTATCTAAACGAAAACAATGTAGATTTTTATGCAATTTGAGAAAGAAAGACGGAGAAAATTGCAGTTCCAAATGGGTAGCCATTTCAAGAATTGTTTTGGCATTTCAAAAGAGTTGGGAAGCTTTTTCCAGTCTGTATGCATTCCCCAAGAGTTGACCGCTTTTACAGAAGTATGATTCAACTTTTTTTATTATACTTACCAAATCAAAATGAGCATCGGAAAGTATCTTACAATCCAAAAATTCAGATAGCGTACACGTCTTACAAGCATTTCTTGTAAACTTTTTTTTAAACCAAAACAAGTGTATTTGTCCAAAAAATTAAAAGAGATTTTCTTAGTTATTCAAAAAATTAAAAGAGATTTTCTAGGTTTGTTCAAGGGTATTTAGACAAAAAATTCAATTAAGTAGTAATCATCCATGTttcattaatcattcattttttgtattaaaaaacaTTATGTTTTAGGAGTATTTTTTGTAAACTTTTTTTTTAAGCAAAACATGTGTATTTGTTCAAGGATTCACTTGTGGGAAAGTCGTATAAATTTTCTTAGTTATTCAAAAAATTAAAAGAGATTTTCTAGGTTTGTTCAAGGGTACTTAGAGAAAAAATTCAATTAAGTAGCAATCGTCCATGTTTCATCAATCATTCATCTTTTGTATTAAAAAACAttg is a genomic window of Cryptomeria japonica chromosome 7, Sugi_1.0, whole genome shotgun sequence containing:
- the LOC131065674 gene encoding LEAF RUST 10 DISEASE-RESISTANCE LOCUS RECEPTOR-LIKE PROTEIN KINASE-like 1.2, which codes for MSDFMLDCNSAGCIGGAVALVAATTLFVFIWSRRKRFALASPAASWGKDFELVKRDIPMSLTVYSYEELEEGTNAFDRSREVGGGGFGVVYVGKLRDGRIVAVKRLHENNPKRLEQFLNELKILSTVRHPNLIQLFGYCHQRKNLLLIYEYVPNGTLFHHLHGEYPERENGLSWKARLNIALETADALAYLHFSVEPAIFHRDVKSSNILLDEYMKVKVVDFGLSRMIPLETTHISTAPQGTPGYVDPAYYQMYELTDKSDVYSFGVVLMELISGKKAVDRSRDSKDIGLANMAVSKIQNGTLHELVDPDLEFQSGPLIYSMVTGVAELAFQCLSLEKDDRPCMMEVVTQLQRIKQLGYGCRNCQCQALGHNRADFVSFTPPFSPNTPQPMCSTSTTSSVPQITG